In one Bordetella pertussis 18323 genomic region, the following are encoded:
- the eno gene encoding phosphopyruvate hydratase produces the protein MSAIVDIIGREILDSRGNPTVECDVLLESGAMGRASVPSGASTGSREAIELRDGDKGRYLGKGVLRAVENLNTEISEALMGLDAQEQTFVDRTLIELDGTDSKERLGANAMLAASMAVARAAADESGLSLYRYFGGSGPMSMPVPMMNVINGGAHANNTLDLQELMILPVGAASFREALRWGAEVFHMLKKLIHDQGMSTAVGDEGGFAPNVASHEAAIQLILKAITEAGYEPGTQIALGLDCASSEFYRDGKYTLAGEGGVSLSSQEFANLLATWCDKYPIISIEDGMAENDWDGWKLLTDQLGKKVQLVGDDLFVTNTRILREGIQKGVANSILIKINQIGTLTETFAAIEMAKRAGYTAVVSHRSGETEDSTIADIAVATNAMQIKTGSLSRSDRMAKYNQLLRIEEELAEVASYPGLEAFYNLR, from the coding sequence ATGAGTGCAATCGTCGATATCATCGGCCGCGAAATCCTCGATTCGCGCGGCAACCCTACTGTCGAGTGCGATGTGCTGCTGGAGTCGGGCGCGATGGGTCGCGCCTCCGTGCCTTCGGGCGCCTCCACCGGCTCGCGCGAGGCCATCGAACTGCGCGACGGCGACAAGGGCCGTTATCTGGGCAAGGGCGTGCTGCGGGCGGTGGAGAATCTCAACACCGAGATCTCCGAAGCCCTGATGGGCCTGGATGCGCAGGAGCAGACCTTCGTTGATCGTACCCTGATCGAACTCGACGGCACCGACAGCAAGGAGCGCCTGGGCGCCAATGCCATGCTGGCCGCCAGCATGGCGGTCGCGCGCGCCGCGGCCGACGAGTCGGGCCTGTCGCTGTACCGCTACTTCGGCGGCAGCGGCCCCATGAGCATGCCCGTGCCGATGATGAACGTCATCAACGGCGGCGCGCACGCCAACAATACGCTGGACCTGCAGGAGCTGATGATCCTGCCGGTGGGCGCGGCCAGCTTCCGCGAAGCGCTGCGCTGGGGCGCCGAAGTGTTCCACATGCTCAAGAAGCTGATCCACGACCAGGGCATGTCGACCGCCGTGGGCGACGAGGGCGGTTTCGCGCCCAACGTGGCCAGCCACGAGGCCGCCATCCAGCTGATCCTCAAGGCCATCACCGAAGCCGGCTACGAGCCGGGTACGCAGATCGCCCTGGGCCTGGATTGCGCCAGCTCGGAGTTCTACCGTGACGGCAAGTACACGCTGGCTGGCGAAGGCGGCGTATCGCTGTCCTCGCAGGAGTTTGCCAACCTGCTGGCGACCTGGTGCGACAAGTACCCCATCATCTCGATCGAAGACGGCATGGCCGAAAACGACTGGGACGGCTGGAAGCTGCTGACCGACCAGCTGGGCAAGAAGGTGCAGCTGGTGGGCGACGACCTGTTCGTCACCAACACGCGCATCCTGCGCGAAGGCATCCAGAAGGGCGTGGCCAACTCGATCCTCATCAAGATCAACCAGATCGGCACCCTGACCGAGACTTTCGCCGCCATCGAAATGGCCAAGCGCGCCGGCTACACCGCCGTTGTCTCGCACCGTTCCGGTGAAACCGAAGACTCCACCATTGCCGACATCGCGGTGGCTACCAACGCCATGCAGATCAAGACCGGTTCGCTGTCGCGTTCCGACCGCATGGCGAAGTACAACCAGTTGCTGCGCATCGAGGAAGAACTGGCCGAAGTGGCTTCCTATCCGGGCCTCGAGGCGTTCTACAACCTGCGTTAA